The window TCTATGGTCGATTTGCCCATGATGTATAAGCTGCTGAGCGCACTGCCTGAGCACGCCAGTTTGATTTTACTCGGCGATCAGGATCAACTCGCCTCGGTTGAAGCCGGCGCTGTGCTCGCCGATATTTGTGCTGGCCTGAAAATGCCAGTAGCTCCCAATAACCTTGCGCAAAATAACATAGCGTCAAACAGCCAAGCTCTGTGGCAAATGCGCTATTCCAAGGAGCAAGCCTCGCGCCTGAGTGCATTAACGGGTTTTGAGTTAACGCCCTTTATCAGCGATGCGCCTAAACTTGGCGATAGTTTGTGTATGCTGATGCACAGCCACAGATTTAAAGGCGATGCGGGGATTGGACTGCTTGCTAGCGCCGTTAATCGCGCGGATCTTCAAGGCATATTGCAAGTATGGCAACAAGGCCCTGCTGAATTGAACTGGCTAGAACACAGAATGGTCGTAAGCCAAACCCAAGCCAAAGTGAGCGAGCCGGCTAATAATGTGGGACTCAATTTACTGCTAGAGCAAGCCTGTCAGCAATATGGAGTTTATCTCAGAGCCTTGAATAACCGTGCAAGTAACAATGATGTAAGTAATAGTGATATAGACACACGTCCAAGCACGGCTGACATCATAGAAAGCTTTAACCAGTACCGCATTTTATGCGCCATGCGCTCGGGCGATTATGGGGTCGAAGGCATCAATCAATTTGTGACTCAAGCACTGGCCAATGCCAAGCTGATTAAACCGCTACAGGAGTTTTATCTGGGTCGGCCGATTATCATCCAAAGCAATGACTATAACTTAGGCCTGTTTAACGGTGATATCGGATTGATTTTGCAGGATGAAGATAAACCCGAACGTTTAATGGCGCACTTTATCAAGGCCGATGGCAGTCTGTTAAAAGTCTTGCCAGCCCGTTTGCCCAGCCATGAAACCTGTTACGCCATGACAGTCCACAAAAGCCAAGGCAGCGAATTTAGCCGTGTGGCCTTGGTATTGCCGCCGAGCCCCAGCCTAGCCCAGTGGCAACTGCTGACCAAAGAGTTGGTCTACACCGCCATCACCCGCGCTAAAGTACACTTTACCTGCTTAGGCACCCAGCACGTATTCGAGCGGGCCAGTAGCCAAGCAACCCAACGCGCATCGGGTCTTGCAGACAGGCTTTGGGGTTAAGTTAAGTTAAGTTAAGTTAAGTTAAGTTAGGTTCGTTTAGCTCAAGACTAAGCTATAACGGAAGGAGGTTTTGGTAAACCCTATGCTTTCATAGTATTGCTGAGTGGTGATGCGCTGGGTCGATGTGGTGAGTTCGAGTAACTGACAATTCTCTTGTCTTCCGCGCGCTTTAGCAAAATCAATGAGCTGAGTGCCTATGCCCTGACCCCGCATGTCGGCATTCACCACAATCGCCGTTATACGACAGATACGACTCAAGGCGGGGAAATAATCAAAGAACATCAAGGCCATCACAGCGACAACTTGCGGCTCACCCTGTGCATCGGGTTGCTCACATACTAATAGCTCATCACTTCGGGACTGGGGGTTATCTTGGTACTCTGTTAATGTCTGGGCTAACGCGGCGACATGCAAAGCATAACCTAGCTGGCTAAATTTGCCCAACGCGCCAAAAATGTAAAGTTAGCAAAACTACGCTACAATCCTCTTTGCTCACAGATAGGATCAGAAGCAAACCATTCTAGAAAATCATCTAAACTTGAATTTATTTCGATAGATTTTTTCATAGGATCATTCAATCGTGTCAGTACATTAGGCGTATGTAAAAGCTCTTCTTTATGTTCGCTAAGTTCGATAGCACGTAAGCAAAGTGCTTGGTATGGTTTAAATGCTTCATAGTCGAAAAAGTTATGAACAGCTCGCGCATAGGATTTTTGTCTTCTACCCAACTTAGTTGAAAGATCATACCCAAGGATTAACATAATTTTTTCGAGCACACTTAAGCTCATATTTTTGTGGAAACCAAAGTATAAATGGCTTAATTTTAATGCAAATTGTTCCCAACGCTTATATGAACTAGGCATGTCTGATGAGTAATATCGAATGATAGTTAGCACAGTGCTTTTTACTTGCAGTACACGTCGATAATAGTCTTCTTTAAACACAGAATGCAGCCAATCAGCATCGCTGCTCATATCGAGAGTTGGCCAGCATATCTTGGCAGCAACTAAAAATTGGCTCCAATCGCGGTATTCTTGGTTTTTGAAATGATCAATATTTGCTAAAACTCTTAACTTCCCTTGTTCAACCAAATCAGCTTTTAGTGCACGATCTAAAGCGTAAAAGTCCCTATAAAAAGTTTCACCATCGTGATGGGTGAGTTGGTCATAGGTAACACTATATTGGCACCAATCATAATAAATCTTTTTACCAGCTAAGCTGGGCTCCCACACTTTCGTTAATATCGTAAGCTGCTTGTTTTCGACTGATTCGGAAGCTAAAAATTTATTGAAAATGAACCAGTTCCCTCGGTTACAAAAGGCAATATCCTTCTGGACTTGTTTTACCGCAATTCTTTCTTTATCAAAAAAATCAAGGATCTGATCTTCATTCTCGGCACTTAGCCAAATCAATGGCCATTCTTTTTCCTGATAGAAATGCTGTCGGTCAAGGATGACTTTTGGGGATTCACTACGAAGTTGGATTTCAAACGCAACATCTTTACCGAAATAACGAGCATGGAGGTCGGGTTTTGCACGTTTGAGCTTGTCTAGGCTAAAAACAAACTGCGTATCGACATCAATCACTTCCCAATTGGGGAGGTTAATAAGCGTCTTAGCGAGTAGCTCTTTCATTTGCCAATGCTTATTTCCCTCACTTACTCCAGCGTAAATTTCCGCACGAGATTTACTATCAGATTTCCAATCGCAATCAATCCCTTCTGGATGACTAAAGTAATATTGATGCCCGTGCCGACTATCGTCATCTCGTTTTGCATGAAGATACACCAGTTGTTTACAGTTTTGACAGACGAAACGATGGTGTTTTATGTTGGCTTGACGTATTTCTTGTAGTTCATGCTGTTCATAGATCCAACTTAATGATTCAACCCAAATGGACTCATTACGCTCGGTATCTATAACAATAGGGATTTGGCGCTTAGTATTTTCCATAATCTCGCAGCTCTTTAACATCTATCGAGTAGGGGAAACAATTGATTGTTTAACTGAATTTATAGCCCGATAAATAGAAGCTTCTCCAAGGTGATACTCCTTGGCAAGCTGACCAATAGTGGCCCCCTCAGCTCTTTTATCATAAATCGCTTGTTTTAAGGTGTCTGTAAGTTTTACAGGCCTACCAAATTTAACTCCATTTTCATGGGCCTTTGCGATACCTTCGGCCTGTCTCTCTGTCCGCAAGTCATTTTCAAACTCAGCAATAGCTGCCAACATATTGAACATGAGTCTCCCAGTCGAAGTGCTCGTATCGATGTTCTGATCGATAACGAGCAAATCAATACCTTCACTTTGAAAACGCGAAGCAATCTGGGCTAAGTGGACGACTGAGCGAGCAAGACGATCGAGTCGGGTTACCACTAGGGTATCCCCTTCACGTAAATAACTCATGCAAGATTGAAATTCAGACCGTTCAGCCGTCCTCCCACTGCGTTTTTCTTGATATATCTTATTGCACTCAGCTCGATGTAACTTGCCCAGTTGCACTTCTAAGCTTTGACCCGTGGAACTCACTCGAGCATAACCAACTTTGGACATAAATTACCATATCTCTTTAAAGGTTTTGATAATGCACTTATGATAGTAGTTTTGATAGGCAATAACCAGAGCTGTCAAATAGTATACATTTTGATAAGGTGCATTTTTGACTTTTATCGCCCAACTGGTGTAAATTGAGCGAATCGAACGATTCGTTTAAAGGTGATAAATGAACACTCTTTCAGCCAATGAAGCAAAAATTCACTTTGGAGATTTGTTGCTCAAAGCCCAACAAGCTCCAATCCAAATTAATAAAAATGGCAAGCCTGTGGCCGTTGTTATTTCAGCTGATGCATACCAAAGTATCGAGACACTAAAATTACATTTGCTTCAATCCAAAGCGGTGAAAGCCATGACTGACATCAAAATGGGCAATTTGGTTGATGGTAATACCTTTTTTGATGAGCTGGCTGCAGGGCAGTATGACTAATGGCAGTAACTTATCATTTAACACCTGATGCACAGTCTGATCTGATAGGCATTCACCGCTTTACGTTAGCCCAATGGGGGGCTACTCAGTCAAAGACCTATTTATCCGGACTTAAACAAACGATTCAGCTGCTGGCTGAAACACCCACCCTTGGGAAAAATAGACCCGAGGTACGCATGAATGTGTTTAGTTTTCCTTATTCAAGTCACGTCATCTATTACATCCAACATGAGCATCAATTCGTTGTATTTGGGATCTTACATAAAAGTATGGTTCCACTTACTCATCTCGCGGAGCGGGAAACAATCTGATGTAGTGAAATAAGAGGTTATCCATGAAAAATGACGCTCGGCGGCTATCTATTTTGTCAACCGATGAAATAGATGAACTGTTTGGATTACCTCATTTCTCAGATGATGACCGTCGATTATATTTTGACTTAAGTGCTAAAGAGCGCGAGCTATTCGACAATACCCGAACGTTTTCTGTGGCAGCCCATTTAGTATTGCAATTGGGCTATTTCAAAGCCAAACGGCAGTTTTTCAGTTATGAACAAGAATCATCAGTATTGAATGACTTGGATTATATTACCGCGCTGTACTTTCCCACCAAAACGCTTTCAAGACTGAAAAGTCCCTCGAGACCGATTAGGGCTGAACAACAACGAGCAATTCTTGATTTATTCCAGTATAAACAATGTGATAGTGAGGTAAAAGTTGATTTGGAAGATAAAGCACAGCGGGTTGCGATGTTATCGACACAACCTATCTTTATCTTTCGTGAATTAACCCAATACTTAGCACTACACCGTATTGTCATGCCCAGTTATCGGTATATGCAAGAGATGATTGGTAGAGTGGTGGCTTATGAACGCACCCGTATTGCTCGATTACTTAGCACTTGCATGACTTCACTTATCGATCAGCAATTGGCGGCTTTGCTTCGGGCAGAGTCTGGATTGTTTCGCGTCAGCGCATTAAAACATGAAGCTAAAGATTTCAGTTATAAAGAATTGCGACATGAAGTCGCACGGCGGCAGTTTTTCCAGCCTCTACATGAGTTTGCCAAGCAGTTCCTCATAACAGCGAGGATCTCCAATGAAAGCGGCAAGTATTATGCTTCTATGGTTAAGTTTTATACCACTTATAAACTTCAACGCATGAAAAATGAGACTGCTCAGTTATATCTGCTGTTTTTTGCTTTTCATCGGTTTCAGCAAATTAATGACAACTTAATTGAAGCATTGCTCCATTGGGTCGATCAATATGAGAAACAGGCCAAGCGTGCCGCTGAAGAAGCAATGAATAATGCAGTTACCAATGCAGCGAAAAATTTACAAGCCGCGGGTCATGTATTGAGCCTGTTTACGGATGACACCATCACCGATGACACACCTTTTTCCGTTATTAAAGAAAGAGCCTATGCATTGCTTGAACAAGAGAGATTCCCATTAGTTGCTGATTACTTACGCAATATTGCTTTCGACAAAACGGCATTTGAATGGTCACATTACACAAAATTATCAGCCACATTCAAACGTAACTTAAGGCAACTTTTTACTGATCTGGATTTTGCTGGACGTGTAGAAGACTCTCCTTTGCTTGAAGCTATCGCGTTTTTACAAAACTTGTTGCGCACAGAAAAATCACCAAGGCAAACTGACCCTAGTGCATTTCCGACTGAGATTATTCCTAAAGGTTTACGCCGATATTTGTTTATTAAAGAGGGTAAAACATTTAAAACGCTAGATGTAGATCGCTATGAGTTTTTGGTCTATCGCCTACTACGCAACTCACTGGAAGCGGGTGATGTGTACGTTAAACATAGTAATGAATTTCGCCGCTTTGAAGATGACTTAATAAGCGATCTTAGATGGCAGGATAAAGAACGAGTATTGCAAGATATTGGTGCACCCATTTTATTGGCCCCTATCCAAGATACTCTGGCTGTATTTCATACTATGCTAGCAGCACGTTATAGTGCGATTAACCAACATATTTCTGATGGGGTCAACAAACATATTAAAGTGATTGGAGCTGCCGAAAAACGTCGTTGGAAGCTGCTTTATCCGAGCAGTGATGAATCCGTTAATAGCGATTTTTACAGCCAGTTACCAGGAATTGGCATTGCGGATCTGCTGTGGTTCGTTGCGGGTAATACTGGATTTTTGAATGCATTTACCCATGTATTAGATCGTTATGTAAAGCATGAAGCTGATCCTCGTGAAATTTTCGCCTGTATTGTTGCGATGGGAACAAACATGGGGTTAGCAAAAATGGCTGAAGTTTCAGGTCTTAGCTCAGCATCAATGGCGGGAACGTCTAGAAATTATCTACGCTTGGAGACGTTGCGAGCGGCTAATGATGCGATTAGTAATGCAACCAGCCAGCTACCCGCATTTCATCTCTATGATATTCAGGACACACTTCATTCAAGTAGCGATGGCCAGCGGATGGAAACGCAAATTAACACCCTTAACGCTCGATATTCTCCTAAGTATTTTGGTTTACAGAAAGGTGTCAGCGC of the Shewanella baltica genome contains:
- the recD gene encoding exodeoxyribonuclease V subunit alpha, with protein sequence MMRSTQGLNAHSLSAAKWIDHGAIQLTAPLPELLKLWEQERLLTPLDRHFALEMSHLHPSDSQQPLFILLCALLSQQLSSQHSCLVLAHIVPLNPMAEQNSHCKISLSLEALTETLQSFDAVGQAGSNKPLIFDNGRLYLQRYHQFETSVAASLIRLSGSVSKHSEDVSHQEQTQTAKLRSLLDQLFPANVSDPHSLTTNVLTNSEDTQSSAAVDWQKVATATALGKKLSVITGGPGTGKTTTVTKLLLLLQMESRQEIRLVAPTGKAAARLSESIKASKARLAKELSVHADIIDEARNRNNQDFLTALGRIPEEASTLHRLLGVIPNSPHFRHHQGNPLRLDLLIIDEASMVDLPMMYKLLSALPEHASLILLGDQDQLASVEAGAVLADICAGLKMPVAPNNLAQNNIASNSQALWQMRYSKEQASRLSALTGFELTPFISDAPKLGDSLCMLMHSHRFKGDAGIGLLASAVNRADLQGILQVWQQGPAELNWLEHRMVVSQTQAKVSEPANNVGLNLLLEQACQQYGVYLRALNNRASNNDVSNSDIDTRPSTADIIESFNQYRILCAMRSGDYGVEGINQFVTQALANAKLIKPLQEFYLGRPIIIQSNDYNLGLFNGDIGLILQDEDKPERLMAHFIKADGSLLKVLPARLPSHETCYAMTVHKSQGSEFSRVALVLPPSPSLAQWQLLTKELVYTAITRAKVHFTCLGTQHVFERASSQATQRASGLADRLWG
- a CDS encoding GNAT family N-acetyltransferase; this encodes MGKFSQLGYALHVAALAQTLTEYQDNPQSRSDELLVCEQPDAQGEPQVVAVMALMFFDYFPALSRICRITAIVVNADMRGQGIGTQLIDFAKARGRQENCQLLELTTSTQRITTQQYYESIGFTKTSFRYSLVLS
- a CDS encoding type II toxin-antitoxin system RelE/ParE family toxin, with product MAVTYHLTPDAQSDLIGIHRFTLAQWGATQSKTYLSGLKQTIQLLAETPTLGKNRPEVRMNVFSFPYSSHVIYYIQHEHQFVVFGILHKSMVPLTHLAERETI
- a CDS encoding Tn3 family transposase → MKNDARRLSILSTDEIDELFGLPHFSDDDRRLYFDLSAKERELFDNTRTFSVAAHLVLQLGYFKAKRQFFSYEQESSVLNDLDYITALYFPTKTLSRLKSPSRPIRAEQQRAILDLFQYKQCDSEVKVDLEDKAQRVAMLSTQPIFIFRELTQYLALHRIVMPSYRYMQEMIGRVVAYERTRIARLLSTCMTSLIDQQLAALLRAESGLFRVSALKHEAKDFSYKELRHEVARRQFFQPLHEFAKQFLITARISNESGKYYASMVKFYTTYKLQRMKNETAQLYLLFFAFHRFQQINDNLIEALLHWVDQYEKQAKRAAEEAMNNAVTNAAKNLQAAGHVLSLFTDDTITDDTPFSVIKERAYALLEQERFPLVADYLRNIAFDKTAFEWSHYTKLSATFKRNLRQLFTDLDFAGRVEDSPLLEAIAFLQNLLRTEKSPRQTDPSAFPTEIIPKGLRRYLFIKEGKTFKTLDVDRYEFLVYRLLRNSLEAGDVYVKHSNEFRRFEDDLISDLRWQDKERVLQDIGAPILLAPIQDTLAVFHTMLAARYSAINQHISDGVNKHIKVIGAAEKRRWKLLYPSSDESVNSDFYSQLPGIGIADLLWFVAGNTGFLNAFTHVLDRYVKHEADPREIFACIVAMGTNMGLAKMAEVSGLSSASMAGTSRNYLRLETLRAANDAISNATSQLPAFHLYDIQDTLHSSSDGQRMETQINTLNARYSPKYFGLQKGVSAYTLVANHVPINAKIIGTHEHESHYVFDLLHNNTSDIKPERHSTDTHGTNQVNFWILHAFGYHFAPRYRDLHKKMDTLVGSQHPNECGDWLIKPARKTNDELIEREWPNIQRIMASLAQKDVTQATIVRKLTSYSRQNQTKKALWELENICRTLYILDFVDDVGLRQCVQKALNRGEAYHRLRRAVAFVNGGKFRVKTEEEQQIWNECSRLITNAVIYYNTVLLSRVYEQKQTVGDQNALAQLHSISPVAWQHINMYGNFEFSPSTSKIDIDALVARYAEPEYWQQALTENEDSSEKF
- a CDS encoding DUF6035 family protein, giving the protein MENTKRQIPIVIDTERNESIWVESLSWIYEQHELQEIRQANIKHHRFVCQNCKQLVYLHAKRDDDSRHGHQYYFSHPEGIDCDWKSDSKSRAEIYAGVSEGNKHWQMKELLAKTLINLPNWEVIDVDTQFVFSLDKLKRAKPDLHARYFGKDVAFEIQLRSESPKVILDRQHFYQEKEWPLIWLSAENEDQILDFFDKERIAVKQVQKDIAFCNRGNWFIFNKFLASESVENKQLTILTKVWEPSLAGKKIYYDWCQYSVTYDQLTHHDGETFYRDFYALDRALKADLVEQGKLRVLANIDHFKNQEYRDWSQFLVAAKICWPTLDMSSDADWLHSVFKEDYYRRVLQVKSTVLTIIRYYSSDMPSSYKRWEQFALKLSHLYFGFHKNMSLSVLEKIMLILGYDLSTKLGRRQKSYARAVHNFFDYEAFKPYQALCLRAIELSEHKEELLHTPNVLTRLNDPMKKSIEINSSLDDFLEWFASDPICEQRGL
- a CDS encoding recombinase family protein, with product MSKVGYARVSSTGQSLEVQLGKLHRAECNKIYQEKRSGRTAERSEFQSCMSYLREGDTLVVTRLDRLARSVVHLAQIASRFQSEGIDLLVIDQNIDTSTSTGRLMFNMLAAIAEFENDLRTERQAEGIAKAHENGVKFGRPVKLTDTLKQAIYDKRAEGATIGQLAKEYHLGEASIYRAINSVKQSIVSPTR
- a CDS encoding type II toxin-antitoxin system Phd/YefM family antitoxin, with translation MNTLSANEAKIHFGDLLLKAQQAPIQINKNGKPVAVVISADAYQSIETLKLHLLQSKAVKAMTDIKMGNLVDGNTFFDELAAGQYD